One Paenibacillus riograndensis SBR5 DNA segment encodes these proteins:
- a CDS encoding ribonuclease J: MKMTGERLWIAALGGVYEIGKNMYLLQYADDIIVIDCGSKFPDESLLGIDLIIPDISYLLSNTDKVKALVVTHGHEDHIGGIPYFLKQLNIPVYASRLTLGLIQTKLKEHGLLRQTQLNCIDTESTLNFGSITITFFRTNHSIPDCLGIVFDTPEGTVVHTGDFKFDMTPVNKQYPDIHKMAAIGEKGVKFLLSESTNAERPGFTPSERLVGAHLEEAFHKAENRIFISTFASNVHRLQQIVDAAGHTGRKLALLGRSMVNVVGVAQELGYLNIPEGMLVEPAEAGKMDRGRIAVLCTGSQGEPMAALSRLANSSHRQLEISEGDTVLLAANPIPGNERNVSRIVDNLYMLGARVIYGSRSELHVSGHGSQEELKLMLTLMKPEYFIPIHGEYRMLHHHSMLAEAVGVKNENIFILKNGDIVESNAGDVRQSGRITAGQIYVDGLGIGDIGNVVLRDRRQLSADGILITVITLSQNDGRILNDPDTISRGFVYVRNSDTLMEEINQLITSTLQKMSAADLGQWNIIKETIKETLGKFLYERTKRRPMILPIIIEV; the protein is encoded by the coding sequence ATGAAGATGACTGGTGAGCGTCTGTGGATTGCGGCTTTGGGAGGGGTGTACGAAATTGGCAAAAATATGTATCTTCTGCAATACGCCGATGACATCATCGTTATAGATTGCGGATCCAAATTTCCGGATGAAAGTTTACTGGGGATTGACCTTATCATTCCTGATATTTCCTACCTGCTCAGCAATACAGACAAAGTCAAAGCCCTTGTGGTGACACATGGACATGAAGATCACATTGGGGGAATTCCCTATTTTCTCAAACAGCTGAATATTCCGGTATATGCCTCCCGCCTGACCCTCGGGTTGATTCAGACGAAACTGAAGGAACACGGCCTCTTGCGCCAGACCCAGCTAAATTGCATTGATACAGAGTCCACACTGAATTTCGGCTCTATTACGATTACCTTTTTCCGGACAAACCACAGTATTCCGGATTGCCTAGGCATTGTATTCGATACCCCTGAGGGGACTGTGGTTCATACCGGCGATTTCAAGTTCGATATGACCCCCGTCAACAAGCAGTATCCCGATATACATAAAATGGCGGCGATCGGTGAAAAAGGAGTCAAGTTTCTGTTGTCCGAGAGCACGAATGCCGAGCGGCCGGGCTTCACCCCTTCTGAAAGGCTAGTAGGCGCCCATCTGGAGGAAGCCTTTCATAAGGCGGAGAACAGGATTTTTATCTCCACCTTTGCGTCGAATGTGCACCGCCTGCAGCAGATCGTAGACGCTGCCGGGCATACCGGCCGCAAGCTCGCCCTGCTGGGCAGGAGCATGGTCAATGTCGTCGGGGTTGCCCAGGAGCTGGGCTATCTGAACATCCCCGAAGGCATGCTGGTAGAACCTGCGGAAGCGGGCAAAATGGATCGCGGCAGGATCGCTGTGTTATGCACCGGCAGCCAGGGCGAACCCATGGCGGCGTTATCCCGGCTGGCCAATTCCAGCCATAGACAGCTTGAGATCAGTGAAGGTGATACGGTCCTGCTCGCAGCGAATCCAATCCCAGGCAATGAGCGGAACGTTTCCAGAATTGTGGACAATCTGTACATGCTGGGGGCACGTGTAATCTATGGTTCCCGCAGTGAGCTTCATGTATCGGGGCATGGCAGCCAGGAGGAGCTGAAGCTGATGCTTACCTTGATGAAGCCTGAATATTTCATCCCGATTCACGGGGAATACCGGATGCTTCATCATCACTCCATGCTGGCCGAAGCCGTGGGGGTCAAGAATGAGAACATCTTTATCCTGAAAAACGGGGATATCGTGGAATCAAATGCCGGGGATGTTCGCCAAAGCGGACGGATTACGGCCGGACAAATCTACGTCGATGGACTCGGCATTGGTGATATCGGCAACGTTGTACTGCGCGACCGGAGGCAGCTGTCTGCCGACGGAATCCTCATTACAGTGATTACATTAAGCCAAAATGACGGACGAATCCTGAACGACCCCGATACCATCTCCCGCGGATTTGTATATGTGCGCAACTCCGACACACTGATGGAAGAGATCAATCAGCTGATTACCTCTACCTTGCAGAAAATGAGCGCGGCTGACCTGGGCCAATGGAATATCATCAAGGAGACGATCAAGGAAACGCTGGGTAAGTTCCTATATGAACGCACGAAACGCAGACCGATGATTCTTCCTATCATTATTGAGGTCTAG
- the treC gene encoding alpha,alpha-phosphotrehalase, translating to METTPQADWWRKSTVYQVYPKSFKDSTGSGTGDIQGLTGKLDYLQELGIDIVWLQPVYVSPQNDNGYDVADYRQIDPAFGTMEDFEELIRELKKRGMHLMTDIVVNHSSTEHPWFQEARKSKDNPYRNYYIWRDPAPDGGVPNNWQSKFGGPAWQFDEITGQYFLTLFDKTQADLNWENEQVRQEVADLMIFWAEKGVDGFRMDVINLISKDQSFPDDDPAAVPGDGRRFYTDGPRVHEYIKELYAKVFGPYNLVTVGEMSSTTLEHCIRYSAPEEREFSMTFNFHHLKVDYKNGQKWELQPYDFAELKELFTRWQTGMQQAGGWNALFWNNHDQPRALSRFADDGKYRKESAKMLATTLHGMQGTPYVYQGEELGMPNPDWHDISEFNDIESKNMYRILQERGLSGEQALDIIRERSRDNSRTPMQWDASGHAGFTSGTPWLKVDRRYKEINVQAEQIDPDSIFAHYKQLIRLRKQEPVITDGIFKRLDEGHPQIFAYARVGNTETLIVVSSFSGTQAGFSFADEFWSSRINSQAAELLIGNTEQTPVWSQSLEIPPYGSYMWIIR from the coding sequence ATGGAAACAACACCGCAAGCTGACTGGTGGCGCAAGTCTACGGTATATCAGGTTTATCCCAAGAGCTTCAAGGACAGTACAGGCAGCGGGACAGGTGATATCCAGGGGCTAACCGGCAAGCTTGACTATTTGCAGGAGCTGGGGATCGACATAGTGTGGCTGCAGCCGGTTTACGTATCTCCACAAAATGATAACGGTTACGATGTCGCAGATTACCGGCAAATTGACCCCGCCTTTGGAACCATGGAGGATTTTGAAGAATTGATCCGGGAGCTGAAGAAACGCGGCATGCATCTGATGACCGATATCGTTGTCAACCATTCTTCTACAGAGCATCCGTGGTTTCAGGAGGCGAGGAAATCCAAGGACAATCCTTACAGGAATTATTACATCTGGCGGGACCCTGCACCGGACGGAGGGGTACCCAATAACTGGCAGTCGAAGTTCGGCGGACCGGCTTGGCAATTCGATGAGATTACCGGCCAGTATTTCCTCACCCTGTTTGACAAGACACAGGCAGACCTAAACTGGGAAAATGAGCAGGTTAGACAGGAAGTCGCTGACCTGATGATTTTTTGGGCGGAAAAAGGAGTGGACGGCTTCCGGATGGACGTCATCAATCTGATCTCCAAAGATCAGAGCTTTCCTGACGATGATCCAGCGGCCGTTCCGGGGGATGGGCGAAGATTCTATACCGATGGCCCCCGGGTCCATGAATATATCAAAGAACTTTATGCTAAGGTCTTTGGGCCTTACAATCTGGTGACCGTGGGAGAGATGTCCTCAACCACCCTGGAGCACTGCATCCGCTATTCCGCACCCGAAGAACGGGAGTTTTCCATGACCTTCAATTTCCATCACCTCAAGGTTGATTATAAGAATGGTCAGAAGTGGGAACTGCAGCCCTATGATTTTGCCGAACTGAAAGAGCTGTTCACCCGGTGGCAAACCGGAATGCAGCAGGCCGGCGGGTGGAATGCCCTCTTTTGGAATAATCATGACCAGCCCCGTGCCTTGTCCCGCTTCGCAGATGACGGGAAATACCGCAAGGAAAGCGCTAAAATGCTGGCTACAACACTTCACGGCATGCAGGGCACGCCCTATGTCTACCAAGGTGAGGAGCTGGGGATGCCCAATCCCGACTGGCATGATATCTCGGAATTCAATGACATTGAATCGAAGAACATGTACCGGATTCTGCAAGAGCGGGGATTGTCAGGGGAGCAGGCGCTGGACATTATCCGGGAACGCTCCCGGGATAATTCGCGGACGCCGATGCAGTGGGATGCTTCCGGGCATGCCGGATTCACCAGCGGGACCCCCTGGCTGAAAGTGGACAGACGATACAAAGAAATCAATGTTCAAGCCGAGCAAATTGATCCAGACTCCATTTTTGCCCATTACAAGCAGTTAATTCGTTTGCGGAAGCAAGAACCGGTCATAACAGACGGGATATTCAAAAGATTGGATGAAGGACATCCGCAGATTTTTGCCTATGCCAGAGTGGGTAACACGGAGACGCTTATAGTCGTGTCCAGCTTCAGCGGTACGCAGGCCGGCTTTAGTTTTGCAGACGAATTCTGGTCCAGCCGCATCAACAGCCAAGCCGCTGAACTGCTGATCGGCAATACGGAACAGACACCCGTGTGGAGCCAGTCCCTTGAGATTCCGCCTTACGGCTCTTATATGTGGATTATCCGCTAA
- the treP gene encoding PTS system trehalose-specific EIIBC component produces MAINRQNVEEIVKAVGGKENIEAATHCVTRLRFALHDESQVDTDALEKNDLVKGHFSSQGQFQVIIGPGLVDKVYDEMLSITGGSRATKDEVKTAASKKQNPLQQAIKTLADIFIPILPAIVMAGLLLGINNILTGPGIFFDSKSLVEVYPQWKDFASIINTIASTAFTFLPALIGWSAVTRFGGSPLLGIVLGLILVHPDLLSAYGYADAKVEGTVPVWDLFGWHVNKIGYQGQVLPVLVSAYLLARLERWLNQKVPDSFKLLIVAPVALLITGFLAFTVIGPITFVIANAITSGLVSIFGGFPALGGLIYGGLYALLVITGMHHTFLAVDIQLIGSEGGTFLWPMLALSNIAQGAAALGMMFVAKQEKTKGLAVTSSISAFLGVTEPAIFGVNVRFKYPFIFGMLGSAIAGVLLAMNNVLASSIGVGGIPGFLSIFPSQWGVFFIGMAIVLIVPFTATVLFGKVRSRGTDEAERTDDTTAKTSSKTEPSAPSHAQVHTDSVPVSSPATAVNVLEVLSPVRGRIVPLEQVPDPAFAERQMGKGVAVEPFEGKVTAPFDATVAHVIKSKHAVILEHASGVQLLIHIGINTVSLKGNGFTSHVAAGDKVKAGQLLLEFDRDAIAAAGYPLISPIIVPDGQDVIERVEELTGGDEAHRDAVLKIYLQG; encoded by the coding sequence ATGGCTATTAACAGGCAGAATGTAGAAGAAATCGTAAAGGCCGTCGGAGGAAAAGAAAATATTGAAGCCGCTACACACTGTGTAACACGGCTGCGCTTTGCCTTGCATGATGAGAGCCAAGTGGATACAGACGCTCTGGAGAAAAACGACCTGGTCAAGGGCCATTTCTCCTCGCAAGGGCAATTCCAGGTGATCATCGGCCCGGGGCTGGTGGACAAGGTATATGACGAAATGCTCAGCATTACTGGAGGGAGCAGGGCAACCAAGGACGAAGTGAAAACGGCGGCCAGCAAAAAGCAAAATCCGCTGCAGCAGGCGATCAAGACGCTGGCAGATATTTTCATCCCGATTCTGCCGGCCATCGTCATGGCGGGTCTGCTGCTGGGGATTAATAACATTCTTACGGGTCCTGGCATCTTTTTTGACAGCAAGTCTCTGGTCGAGGTCTATCCGCAGTGGAAGGATTTCGCTTCCATTATTAATACGATTGCCAGCACCGCCTTCACCTTCCTTCCGGCTCTAATCGGCTGGTCGGCGGTAACACGCTTCGGAGGCAGTCCGCTGCTGGGGATCGTTCTCGGACTTATTCTGGTTCATCCTGATTTGCTTAGCGCTTATGGTTATGCAGATGCCAAGGTGGAAGGCACCGTCCCGGTATGGGATCTGTTCGGCTGGCATGTCAACAAAATCGGCTATCAGGGGCAGGTGCTGCCCGTGCTGGTGTCCGCTTATTTACTCGCCCGTCTGGAACGGTGGCTGAATCAAAAGGTGCCCGACTCCTTCAAACTGCTGATTGTAGCGCCAGTGGCTCTGCTGATTACCGGATTTTTGGCCTTCACGGTTATTGGACCCATTACCTTCGTCATCGCTAATGCAATCACATCCGGACTGGTCAGCATCTTTGGCGGTTTTCCGGCGCTGGGCGGATTGATCTATGGAGGATTGTATGCGCTTCTGGTTATTACAGGAATGCATCATACCTTCCTGGCCGTCGATATCCAGCTGATTGGCTCGGAAGGCGGGACCTTCCTGTGGCCGATGCTTGCATTGTCGAACATTGCCCAGGGGGCTGCCGCACTCGGGATGATGTTTGTCGCCAAACAGGAAAAAACCAAGGGGCTGGCCGTCACCTCCTCGATCTCCGCTTTCTTGGGAGTTACGGAGCCTGCCATCTTCGGGGTGAACGTGCGCTTCAAATATCCTTTTATCTTCGGGATGCTGGGTTCAGCCATTGCCGGTGTGCTATTGGCTATGAATAATGTGCTTGCCTCTTCCATCGGGGTAGGCGGTATTCCCGGATTCCTGTCCATCTTCCCAAGCCAGTGGGGAGTGTTCTTCATCGGCATGGCAATCGTGCTGATTGTGCCTTTCACAGCCACCGTGCTGTTCGGAAAGGTCCGCAGCCGGGGAACGGATGAGGCTGAGCGTACGGACGATACTACTGCAAAAACCTCAAGCAAAACTGAGCCATCTGCTCCATCACACGCACAGGTTCATACAGATTCCGTTCCGGTATCCAGTCCGGCTACAGCCGTTAACGTGCTGGAAGTCCTGTCACCTGTCCGGGGCAGAATTGTGCCTTTGGAGCAAGTGCCTGACCCGGCCTTCGCGGAGCGGCAGATGGGCAAAGGCGTAGCTGTGGAGCCATTCGAAGGAAAGGTAACCGCACCTTTTGATGCTACAGTTGCCCATGTGATTAAGAGTAAACATGCCGTCATTCTGGAGCATGCCTCCGGTGTGCAGCTGCTGATTCATATTGGAATCAATACCGTATCCCTTAAGGGCAACGGATTCACTTCACATGTCGCCGCAGGTGATAAAGTGAAAGCCGGGCAGCTGTTGCTCGAATTTGACCGCGACGCCATAGCGGCGGCTGGTTACCCGCTGATCTCACCTATTATTGTCCCGGACGGACAAGATGTCATTGAGCGGGTGGAAGAACTCACCGGCGGAGATGAGGCTCACCGGGATGCCGTATTAAAGATCTATCTGCAAGGATAA